From Yersinia hibernica, a single genomic window includes:
- the dsbB gene encoding disulfide bond formation protein DsbB produces MLQFLNRCSKGRGAWLLMALTALVLELVALYFQHVMLLQPCVMCIYERAALFGILGASLLGAIAPKSPLRYLAILIWIYSAWRGVQLAWVHTMLQLHPSPFTTCDFFVSFPAWLPLDKWMPAIFVASGDCSVKQWEFLSLEMPQWLVGIFAAYLLMAVLVLISQFVKPKRRDLFSR; encoded by the coding sequence ATGTTGCAATTTCTTAACCGCTGCTCTAAAGGGCGCGGTGCTTGGCTATTAATGGCCCTGACTGCACTTGTATTAGAATTGGTGGCGCTCTATTTTCAACACGTGATGCTGTTACAGCCTTGTGTTATGTGTATTTATGAACGTGCCGCATTATTCGGGATTCTGGGTGCATCACTGCTGGGCGCTATCGCACCTAAATCCCCCTTGCGCTATCTGGCTATTCTTATCTGGATTTACAGCGCCTGGAGAGGTGTTCAGTTAGCTTGGGTACACACAATGCTACAATTACATCCATCGCCATTCACAACCTGCGATTTCTTTGTGAGCTTCCCCGCATGGTTGCCACTCGACAAATGGATGCCGGCCATTTTTGTTGCCAGTGGCGATTGCTCGGTAAAACAGTGGGAATTCCTGTCGCTGGAGATGCCACAGTGGTTAGTGGGTATCTTTGCCGCTTACCTGCTGATGGCCGTATTAGTGCTTATCAGCCAGTTTGTTAAGCCGAAAAGACGTGATTTGTTTAGCCGATAA
- a CDS encoding YcgN family cysteine cluster protein has protein sequence MSQLPFWQQKTLAEMSDSEWESLCDGCGQCCLNKLIDEDTDEIYFTNVACDQLNIKTCQCRHYERRFELEEDCIKLTRENLVTFDWLPPTCAYRLIGEGHDLPHWHPLLTGSKSAMHGERISVRHIAVRESEVIDWQDHILNKPQWAR, from the coding sequence ATGTCACAACTTCCTTTTTGGCAACAAAAAACACTCGCTGAAATGTCTGATAGCGAATGGGAATCTCTGTGCGACGGATGCGGGCAATGTTGTTTGAATAAATTGATTGATGAAGACACTGATGAGATCTATTTCACTAATGTGGCTTGCGATCAGCTTAATATTAAAACCTGTCAATGTCGTCATTATGAGCGCCGTTTTGAATTAGAAGAAGATTGCATCAAGTTAACCCGCGAAAACTTGGTGACTTTTGATTGGTTACCGCCGACCTGTGCTTATCGTTTAATTGGTGAAGGTCATGATTTACCTCATTGGCACCCATTACTGACGGGCTCAAAATCCGCCATGCATGGTGAGCGGATTTCGGTTCGTCACATTGCAGTGCGGGAGAGTGAGGTCATTGACTGGCAAGACCATATTTTGAATAAACCACAGTGGGCCAGATAA
- a CDS encoding fumarylacetoacetate hydrolase family protein codes for MYQHRDWQGALLDFPVNKVVCVGSNYAEHIKEMGGAASPEPVLFIKPETALCDIRQPVSIPKEFGAVHHEVELAVLIGTPLKQASEDRVARAIAGYGVALDLTLRELQSGLKKAGQPWEKSKAFDGSCPISGFIPVAEFGDAQQVDLSLTINDEIRQQGNTRDMITPIIPLISYISRFFTLRAGDVVLTGTPQGVGPIISGDMLKIMLNGKTLNTRII; via the coding sequence ATGTATCAACATAGAGACTGGCAAGGGGCTTTACTGGATTTTCCAGTGAATAAAGTAGTTTGCGTGGGCAGTAACTATGCCGAACATATTAAAGAAATGGGGGGGGCCGCCTCACCCGAGCCGGTGTTGTTTATTAAACCTGAAACGGCTCTGTGTGATATTCGCCAACCGGTTTCGATTCCTAAAGAGTTTGGTGCGGTGCACCATGAGGTTGAATTGGCTGTTTTGATTGGTACGCCGTTAAAACAAGCCAGTGAAGACCGTGTTGCTCGCGCTATTGCGGGCTATGGTGTGGCATTGGATTTAACATTGCGTGAATTACAATCCGGGTTGAAGAAAGCGGGCCAGCCATGGGAAAAGTCCAAGGCATTTGATGGTTCGTGCCCGATTTCGGGTTTTATACCGGTCGCTGAATTTGGTGATGCCCAACAGGTCGATTTATCTCTAACCATTAATGATGAAATCCGTCAGCAGGGCAATACCCGCGATATGATTACGCCTATCATTCCATTGATAAGTTACATTAGCCGCTTCTTTACGTTGCGCGCCGGCGATGTTGTTTTGACCGGCACGCCGCAGGGGGTGGGGCCGATTATCTCCGGCGATATGCTAAAAATTATGCTGAATGGTAAGACGTTGAACACCCGTATAATCTAA
- a CDS encoding lytic murein transglycosylase, translating to MKLSMMTVTMAAVILMGCANKNTAAPIPALTAAAQSAAGPSPVNHSKKMLSEQGRDPAQFAAYVAQLKAQARAKGISDATLDIAFANIHFVDRVVQSDRNQLEKKVTLDDYLAKVLTPTKIAQGQEIYRRYQPQLSQVTARYGVPERYIVALWGMESSFGQIQGKEDVISALSTLAFEGRREAFFTQELMAALEIIQQGRVDDPQLKGSWAGAMGQSQFMPSSFLTYGADGDGDGKVDIWHNIDDVFASTANYLSTEGWQPGVGWGQEAQLPVNFNLALAGLKDSQAKTVAQWQQLGVVAKGNAANPDWRAWVIVPDDVQGRAFLVYDNFRAIMHWNRSYYFAISIGMMADSMMVNSMGQ from the coding sequence ATGAAATTATCAATGATGACAGTCACCATGGCGGCGGTGATATTGATGGGATGTGCCAATAAGAATACCGCAGCGCCGATACCTGCTCTGACTGCTGCAGCGCAATCTGCAGCAGGCCCATCCCCGGTGAATCACAGCAAAAAAATGTTATCCGAGCAGGGGCGGGATCCCGCACAATTTGCGGCGTATGTTGCACAATTGAAAGCCCAAGCCCGCGCGAAGGGTATCAGTGATGCCACCTTGGATATTGCTTTCGCAAATATTCATTTTGTTGATAGAGTCGTCCAATCTGATCGTAATCAGTTAGAAAAGAAAGTCACATTGGATGATTACCTCGCCAAAGTTTTGACGCCGACTAAAATAGCGCAGGGCCAAGAAATTTATCGGCGCTACCAACCCCAGTTATCCCAAGTCACCGCGCGCTATGGGGTACCGGAGCGCTACATTGTGGCGCTGTGGGGGATGGAAAGCAGTTTTGGTCAGATTCAAGGTAAAGAGGATGTGATTTCTGCTTTGTCGACATTGGCATTTGAAGGGCGGCGAGAGGCGTTTTTCACCCAAGAGTTGATGGCGGCGCTGGAGATTATTCAGCAAGGTCGCGTTGATGACCCGCAATTGAAAGGATCATGGGCCGGAGCCATGGGGCAAAGCCAGTTTATGCCGAGCTCTTTCCTCACCTATGGTGCGGACGGTGATGGTGATGGGAAGGTCGATATTTGGCATAATATTGATGATGTATTTGCTTCCACCGCTAACTATCTGTCTACTGAGGGTTGGCAACCGGGTGTCGGTTGGGGTCAGGAAGCTCAGTTGCCAGTGAACTTCAATCTTGCTCTTGCCGGTTTGAAAGATAGCCAAGCCAAAACAGTCGCGCAGTGGCAGCAACTCGGTGTTGTAGCTAAGGGTAATGCGGCTAATCCTGACTGGCGTGCTTGGGTTATCGTGCCCGATGATGTGCAAGGGCGCGCGTTTCTGGTTTATGATAACTTTAGAGCCATTATGCACTGGAACCGCTCTTACTATTTCGCTATCAGCATTGGTATGATGGCAGACAGTATGATGGTCAATAGCATGGGGCAATAA
- a CDS encoding YcgL domain-containing protein, translating into MLCAIYRSSKRDQTYLYIEKKDDFSRVPAELLASFGKPQFAMLLALNERKSLATADIEKVKNALVEQGFYLQVPPPPESLLKMHLGATKA; encoded by the coding sequence ATGCTTTGTGCTATTTACAGAAGTTCGAAACGCGATCAGACCTATCTTTATATTGAAAAGAAAGATGATTTTTCGCGAGTGCCTGCCGAGCTACTGGCCAGTTTTGGCAAACCACAATTTGCGATGCTGCTTGCACTCAATGAGCGCAAAAGTTTAGCGACAGCGGATATCGAGAAAGTGAAGAACGCACTTGTTGAACAGGGTTTTTACCTGCAAGTGCCACCGCCACCAGAAAGTTTATTGAAAATGCATTTGGGTGCAACGAAAGCCTAG
- the minC gene encoding septum site-determining protein MinC, translated as MSQSPIELKGSSFTLSVIHLHDSRPEVIRQALQEKVEQAPAFLKNAPVVINVATLPNGANWKDLQQAVSSAGLRIVGISGCQDERQKRAIARAGLPLLSEGKGQKMAPEPIISPPENVPTKTRIINTPVRSGQQIYARNCDLIVISSVSAGAELIADGNIHIYGMMRGRALAGASGDAQCQIFCTHLGAELVSIAGQYWLSDQIPSDYFGQAARLHLLNNALTIQPLN; from the coding sequence ATGTCACAATCGCCAATTGAGTTAAAAGGCAGTAGTTTTACCCTATCGGTCATTCATTTACATGATTCCCGACCGGAGGTAATCCGTCAGGCATTACAGGAAAAGGTAGAGCAAGCGCCCGCTTTCCTGAAAAACGCCCCTGTTGTGATTAACGTTGCAACGTTACCTAACGGTGCTAACTGGAAAGATCTCCAACAGGCTGTCAGCTCAGCGGGTCTGCGTATTGTTGGCATCAGTGGTTGTCAGGATGAACGTCAAAAACGGGCAATAGCACGGGCAGGTTTACCGTTACTGAGCGAAGGGAAAGGCCAGAAAATGGCCCCAGAGCCCATTATCAGCCCGCCGGAAAATGTTCCTACCAAGACACGAATCATCAACACGCCTGTCCGTTCTGGCCAACAGATTTATGCCCGTAATTGTGATTTGATTGTTATCAGCAGTGTCAGCGCCGGCGCTGAATTAATTGCCGACGGCAATATTCATATCTATGGAATGATGCGAGGTCGTGCGCTAGCAGGTGCATCAGGTGATGCTCAATGCCAGATTTTTTGCACGCATCTGGGTGCTGAGCTAGTCTCTATCGCAGGGCAATACTGGTTGAGTGATCAAATCCCCAGTGATTATTTTGGTCAAGCTGCGCGGTTGCATCTGCTGAATAACGCATTAACTATACAACCTTTAAATTAA
- the minD gene encoding septum site-determining protein MinD: MARIIVVTSGKGGVGKTTSSAAIATGLAQKGKKTVVIDFDIGLRNLDLIMGCERRVVYDFVNVIQGDATLNQALIKDKRTDNLYILPASQTRDKDALTKEGVEKILNDLGEMNFEFVVCDSPAGIESGALMALYFADEAVITTNPEVSSVRDSDRILGILSSKSRRAENGQEPIKEHLLLTRYNPGRVNRGDMLSMEDVLDILRIPLVGVIPEDQSVLRASNQGEPVILDKESDAGKAYDDTVDRLLGEERPFRFIEEEKKGFLKRLFGG, from the coding sequence ATGGCACGCATTATTGTTGTTACATCGGGTAAAGGGGGCGTTGGCAAGACCACATCAAGCGCGGCTATCGCAACCGGCTTGGCCCAAAAAGGTAAAAAAACCGTGGTTATCGATTTCGATATCGGTCTGCGGAACCTAGACTTGATTATGGGTTGTGAACGCCGAGTGGTTTATGATTTTGTTAATGTCATTCAAGGTGACGCCACTTTGAACCAAGCATTAATAAAAGATAAGCGCACAGATAATCTGTATATTCTGCCCGCTTCTCAAACTCGGGATAAAGACGCCCTGACTAAAGAGGGTGTTGAAAAGATTTTAAACGATCTTGGCGAAATGAATTTCGAGTTCGTGGTGTGTGACTCACCCGCAGGTATCGAAAGCGGTGCTTTGATGGCGTTGTATTTTGCTGACGAAGCGGTCATTACGACAAACCCTGAAGTTTCATCTGTTCGTGACTCTGACCGTATCCTTGGGATATTGTCATCCAAGTCACGCCGTGCTGAAAATGGCCAGGAACCGATTAAAGAACATCTGCTGTTGACCCGCTACAATCCAGGGCGTGTTAATCGCGGCGATATGCTTAGCATGGAAGATGTCCTCGACATTCTGAGGATCCCACTGGTTGGCGTTATTCCAGAAGATCAGTCCGTACTGCGCGCGTCGAACCAAGGCGAGCCGGTGATCCTGGACAAAGAGTCAGATGCTGGTAAAGCTTATGACGATACCGTTGACCGTTTGCTAGGAGAAGAACGTCCCTTCCGCTTCATCGAAGAAGAGAAGAAGGGCTTCCTGAAACGCCTTTTTGGGGGATAA
- the minE gene encoding cell division topological specificity factor MinE gives MALLDFFLSRKKPTANIAKERLQIIVAERRRGDSEPHYLPDLKRDILAVICKYIQIDPEMLHVQFEQKGDDISVLELNVTLPETEETPK, from the coding sequence ATGGCTTTGTTAGACTTTTTTCTGTCCCGCAAAAAACCGACAGCCAATATAGCCAAGGAACGGCTGCAAATTATCGTCGCAGAGCGCCGTCGTGGGGACAGTGAGCCCCATTACTTGCCTGACTTGAAACGCGATATTTTGGCGGTTATTTGTAAATACATCCAGATTGACCCTGAAATGCTGCATGTTCAATTTGAGCAAAAAGGGGATGATATTTCGGTGCTAGAACTTAACGTGACATTACCGGAAACGGAAGAAACGCCTAAATGA
- the rnd gene encoding ribonuclease D produces MNYQLITTDSALQQVCEQARTHAHVALDTEFVRTRTYYPQLGLIQLYDGEQLSLIDPLPITQWQPFRELLQDLNVVKYLHAGSEDLEVFLNAFEQMPTPMIDTQVLAAFTGRTLSCGFAMLVNEFEGIELDKSESRTDWIARPLSEKQCDYAAADVFYLLPLAAKLVAATEAAGRMDAAKDECELLCRRRSEILDPELAYREITNAWQLRGHQLACLQKLAAWRLRQARERDLAVNFVVREENLWQVARYQPTSLGELDSLGLSGQEIRYHGRTLLALVAEGNAVADEQLPPPVINLIDQPSYKKVFKDIKALIMSVSERSGLSSELLASRRQINQLLSWHWKLKSTESEPELLSGWRGDLLSAPLAEILQQY; encoded by the coding sequence TTGAATTATCAGTTGATCACGACCGACAGTGCCTTGCAGCAGGTTTGCGAACAAGCTCGAACCCATGCCCACGTTGCACTGGATACCGAGTTTGTTAGAACCCGCACTTACTATCCTCAGTTGGGCCTGATTCAACTGTATGACGGTGAGCAACTTTCACTGATTGACCCGTTGCCCATCACCCAGTGGCAACCTTTCCGTGAGTTGCTACAAGACCTGAATGTGGTGAAATATCTCCATGCCGGTAGCGAAGATCTGGAAGTATTCTTGAATGCCTTTGAGCAAATGCCCACCCCTATGATTGATACACAAGTATTGGCTGCATTTACTGGCCGTACATTATCTTGTGGTTTTGCCATGCTGGTGAATGAGTTTGAAGGTATCGAATTAGATAAAAGCGAATCTCGCACGGACTGGATTGCCCGGCCACTCAGTGAAAAACAGTGTGATTACGCGGCTGCGGATGTATTTTACCTGTTACCGCTGGCGGCTAAATTAGTGGCAGCAACTGAAGCCGCAGGGCGTATGGACGCGGCAAAAGATGAGTGTGAGCTACTGTGTCGCCGGCGTAGTGAAATACTCGATCCAGAATTAGCCTACCGTGAAATCACCAATGCTTGGCAGTTACGCGGCCATCAGTTGGCTTGTTTGCAAAAGTTGGCTGCATGGCGTTTGCGTCAGGCTCGTGAACGCGACCTGGCGGTAAACTTTGTTGTCCGCGAAGAGAACTTATGGCAAGTTGCCCGTTATCAGCCAACCTCGTTGGGTGAGCTGGATTCTTTGGGTTTAAGTGGGCAAGAAATTCGCTATCATGGCCGCACTTTGCTGGCATTGGTGGCTGAAGGTAATGCTGTTGCGGACGAACAATTGCCTCCGCCGGTTATTAATCTGATTGATCAACCGAGTTACAAGAAAGTCTTTAAAGATATTAAAGCACTCATTATGTCCGTCAGTGAGCGTAGTGGGTTAAGTAGCGAGTTACTGGCGTCACGTCGCCAAATAAACCAATTACTCAGTTGGCATTGGAAACTGAAATCCACAGAGAGTGAGCCTGAATTATTAAGTGGCTGGCGTGGTGATTTATTATCTGCGCCATTGGCTGAAATTTTACAACAATATTAA
- the fadD gene encoding long-chain-fatty-acid--CoA ligase FadD: protein MEKVWLKRYPADVPAEIDPDRYSSLVEMFENAALRYADQPAFINMGEVMTFRKLEERSRAFAAYLQQGLGLQKGDRVALMMPNLLQYPIALFGILRAGMVVVNVNPLYTPRELEHQLNDSGAAAIVIVSNFAHTLEKVVFKTQVKHVILTRMGDQLSTAKGTLVNFVVKYIKRLVPKYYLPDAISFRTALQKGRRMQYVKPDVINTDMAFLQYTGGTTGVAKGAMLTHRNMQSNLEQAKAAYAPLLQPGHELVVTALPLYHIFALTMNCLLFIELGGRSLLITNPRDIPGMVKELSRYPFTAMTGVNTLFNALLNNEEFTKLDFSSLRLSVGGGMPVQKAVAEKWEKLTGKHLLEGYGLTECSPLVTGNPYDLKHYSGSIGLPVPSTDVRLVDDEGHDVALGQPGELWVRGPQVMVGYWQRPDATDEVLKEGWLATGDIATLDEQGFLRIVDRKKDMILVSGFNVYPNEIEDVVALHAKVLESAAVGVPNEVSGETVKLFVVKKDASLTQEELLTHCRRYLTGYKVPKIVEFRDELPKSNVGKILRRELRDEQIKTKSSEQNAA, encoded by the coding sequence TTGGAAAAAGTATGGCTAAAACGATATCCGGCAGATGTGCCCGCAGAAATTGACCCGGATCGCTATTCTTCTTTGGTGGAAATGTTTGAAAACGCAGCATTGCGCTATGCGGACCAACCTGCGTTTATCAATATGGGGGAGGTGATGACCTTCCGTAAGCTGGAGGAGCGTAGCCGTGCTTTCGCCGCCTATCTCCAGCAAGGTCTGGGGTTACAAAAAGGCGACCGCGTGGCATTAATGATGCCCAACCTGCTGCAATATCCTATCGCCTTGTTTGGTATTTTGCGTGCAGGTATGGTTGTGGTGAATGTTAACCCACTGTATACGCCGCGAGAGTTGGAGCATCAGCTCAATGATAGTGGGGCTGCGGCTATTGTTATTGTTTCTAACTTTGCCCACACACTGGAAAAAGTCGTTTTTAAAACCCAAGTTAAGCACGTTATTTTGACCCGCATGGGTGACCAATTGTCGACTGCCAAAGGTACACTGGTCAATTTCGTGGTGAAATATATTAAGCGCTTGGTGCCGAAATACTATTTACCTGATGCCATTTCATTTCGCACCGCATTACAGAAAGGCCGGCGCATGCAGTATGTGAAGCCGGATGTCATCAATACCGATATGGCATTCTTGCAATATACTGGCGGCACCACCGGCGTGGCGAAAGGCGCAATGCTCACTCACCGCAATATGCAGTCGAATCTGGAACAAGCTAAGGCGGCTTATGCGCCATTGTTACAGCCGGGCCATGAATTGGTCGTGACGGCGCTGCCGCTCTATCATATTTTTGCGTTGACCATGAACTGCCTGCTGTTTATCGAGCTAGGCGGGCGCAGCTTATTAATCACTAACCCGCGTGATATTCCAGGGATGGTGAAAGAACTCAGCCGCTATCCGTTCACGGCGATGACGGGGGTCAATACGTTATTTAATGCGCTGTTAAATAATGAGGAATTCACCAAGTTAGACTTCTCATCATTGCGGCTCTCAGTCGGCGGTGGTATGCCAGTACAAAAGGCGGTAGCGGAGAAGTGGGAAAAGCTGACCGGCAAGCATTTGCTGGAAGGCTATGGTTTGACCGAATGTTCGCCTTTAGTGACCGGCAATCCTTATGATTTGAAACATTACAGTGGCAGTATTGGCCTACCCGTCCCTTCAACGGATGTTCGGCTAGTTGATGATGAGGGGCACGATGTTGCGTTGGGGCAGCCGGGCGAACTATGGGTGCGTGGGCCACAAGTTATGGTAGGCTATTGGCAGCGGCCAGATGCGACCGATGAAGTGCTGAAAGAGGGTTGGCTGGCAACGGGTGATATCGCGACGCTAGACGAACAAGGTTTCTTGCGCATTGTTGACCGTAAAAAGGATATGATTTTGGTCTCGGGTTTTAACGTCTACCCTAATGAGATTGAAGATGTGGTGGCGTTGCATGCGAAAGTGCTGGAGTCTGCGGCTGTTGGCGTGCCTAATGAGGTCTCCGGTGAGACAGTAAAATTGTTTGTCGTGAAAAAAGATGCCTCATTGACGCAGGAAGAGCTGCTAACCCATTGCCGCCGCTACCTAACAGGGTATAAAGTACCGAAAATAGTAGAGTTCCGTGACGAATTGCCGAAATCGAATGTTGGCAAAATTTTGCGCAGGGAACTGCGTGACGAGCAGATTAAGACTAAGTCGAGTGAGCAAAACGCCGCTTAG
- a CDS encoding Slp family lipoprotein has protein sequence MTTNTSATQSIKNRSRKWLSAGLGLGVLLLSGCVTIPPAIQGTTATPQQNLNLVRTDPKVFIGQEARFGGSVINVTNEAHRTRLEIASVPLDSGARPILGEPSQGRVIAYVNGFLDPVDFRGHLVTVVGPITGVEAGKIGRTPYDFVVMNATGYKRWHLEQQVIMPPVMGPWGYHYPGMWGPEWGGWYSPGPAQIQTIVTE, from the coding sequence ATGACGACAAATACGTCAGCAACTCAATCTATAAAAAACAGAAGCCGTAAATGGCTGTCTGCCGGGCTGGGGTTGGGTGTTTTGCTGCTTTCCGGTTGTGTCACCATCCCTCCCGCGATTCAGGGGACAACCGCTACACCGCAGCAAAATCTAAATTTGGTGCGCACTGATCCTAAGGTATTTATTGGTCAGGAAGCGCGTTTTGGTGGCTCAGTCATTAATGTTACTAATGAGGCTCATCGTACCCGGCTGGAAATCGCCAGTGTGCCGCTAGATTCAGGTGCTAGACCCATTTTGGGTGAGCCTTCACAGGGGCGAGTCATTGCTTATGTGAATGGTTTCCTGGATCCCGTCGATTTCCGAGGGCATCTTGTCACGGTTGTCGGGCCGATTACCGGAGTTGAAGCCGGGAAGATTGGCAGGACTCCTTATGACTTTGTGGTGATGAATGCGACAGGTTATAAGCGCTGGCATCTTGAACAGCAAGTTATCATGCCACCGGTGATGGGCCCTTGGGGTTACCACTATCCGGGCATGTGGGGCCCGGAATGGGGGGGATGGTACAGTCCGGGGCCGGCACAGATACAAACTATTGTGACGGAATAG
- the tsaB gene encoding tRNA (adenosine(37)-N6)-threonylcarbamoyltransferase complex dimerization subunit type 1 TsaB produces the protein MSTRILAIDTATEACSVALWNNGEVQALFELCPREHTQRILPMVQQVLAESGLSLQQLDALAFGRGPGSFTGVRIGIGIGQGLALGADLPMIGVSTLQTMAQGAFRLMGASRVLAAIDARMGEVYWGEFARDDAGHWLGEATEAVMTPAQALVRAQVLSGTWATVGTGWQTYPDLISDSHIVLTDGQITLPHAEDMLPLALSSWIAGQVVSVENAEPVYLRNEVTWKKLPGR, from the coding sequence ATGTCCACGCGAATTTTAGCGATAGATACCGCAACAGAAGCTTGCTCTGTCGCACTCTGGAACAACGGCGAAGTTCAGGCGCTATTTGAACTTTGCCCACGAGAACACACTCAACGAATTTTACCGATGGTGCAGCAAGTGCTAGCGGAGTCGGGCCTGTCACTACAACAACTCGATGCCCTTGCTTTTGGCCGCGGCCCTGGCAGTTTTACCGGGGTGCGCATTGGTATCGGGATTGGTCAGGGGCTGGCATTGGGTGCTGACTTGCCGATGATTGGTGTTTCCACCTTGCAAACCATGGCTCAGGGGGCATTTCGCCTAATGGGTGCTTCCCGGGTATTAGCGGCGATAGATGCTCGTATGGGCGAAGTCTATTGGGGGGAGTTTGCTCGCGATGATGCCGGGCATTGGCTGGGAGAAGCCACTGAAGCTGTGATGACCCCAGCGCAAGCATTGGTGCGCGCTCAGGTGTTGAGCGGCACTTGGGCCACAGTGGGCACTGGCTGGCAGACCTACCCTGATTTGATTAGCGACAGCCACATTGTGCTGACTGACGGCCAAATAACCTTGCCACATGCCGAAGATATGTTGCCACTGGCATTATCTTCCTGGATAGCCGGGCAGGTGGTCAGTGTGGAAAATGCTGAGCCGGTGTATCTGCGCAATGAAGTGACCTGGAAAAAACTGCCGGGCCGCTAG